One window from the genome of Lonchura striata isolate bLonStr1 chromosome 24, bLonStr1.mat, whole genome shotgun sequence encodes:
- the PUSL1 gene encoding tRNA pseudouridine synthase-like 1 has product MAAGPARYLVFFQYFGTRYSGVMETKSDQALVGVQNYLEKAAERLKPSAPIKFHISSRTDAGVHALANAAHLDIQRAPGKAPFSGQQLLQGLNHHLRPEPIRILSAQRVSSTFHARFCALSRTYIYRLLLGCAHHSQIPVFERDLCWAPAGGPLDVAAMREAAQFLLGTHDFSSFRSLHAEAAAQSPVRTLLQLQLQPAPGFLQQHYLHSGLEFWEVKVKSRSFLYRQVRRMVGALVAVGQGRLAPAQLRELLELRDPRAFPPHATAPAAGLFLQRVDYSPQDLAPPPAEEELCGPS; this is encoded by the exons TGGGGTTATGGAGACCAAGAGTGATCAGGCCCTGGTTGGAGTCCAGAATTATTTGGAG AAGGCAGCCGAGCGGCTGAAGCCCAGCGCTCCCATCAAGTTCCACATCTCCAGCCGCACGGACGCCGGCGTCCACGCCCTGGCCAACGCCGCCCACCTGGACATCCAGCGGGCCCCGGGCAAGGCTCCCTTCagtggccagcagctgctccagggcctcAACCACCACCTCAGGCCCGAGCCCATCCG CATCCTCAGTGCCCAGCGGGTTTCCAGCACCTTCCACGCCCGTTTCTGTGCCCTCTCCAGGACCTACATCTACCgcctgctgctgggctgtgcccaccattcccaaatccccgtCTTCGAGCgggatctgtgctgggctccTGCAGGAGG CCCCCTGGACGTGGCTGCCATGAGGGAAGCGGCGCAGTTCCTGCTGGGCACCCACGACTTCAGCTCCTTCCGCTCGCTGCACGCCGAGGCAGCGGCGCAGAGCCCCGTCAggaccctgctgcagctgcagctgcagcctgcgcccggcttcctgcagcagcactacCTGCACAG tggATTGGAGTTCTGGGAGGTGAAGGTGAAGAGCAGATCCTTCCTTTACCGACAG GTGAGGAGGATGGTCGGGGCGCTGGTGGCCGTGGGGCAGGGCCGGCTGGCCCCGGCGCAGCtgcgggagctgctggagctgcggGACCCGCGCGCGTTCCCCCCGCACGCCACGGCCCCGGCCGCGGGGCTCTTCCTGCAGCGCGTGGACTACAGCCCCCAAG ATTTGGCCCCTCCCCCAGCAGAAGAGGAGCTCTGCGGGCCGAGCTGA